The proteins below are encoded in one region of Apium graveolens cultivar Ventura chromosome 4, ASM990537v1, whole genome shotgun sequence:
- the LOC141717285 gene encoding DNA-(apurinic or apyrimidinic site) endonuclease, chloroplastic-like, with product MSRVLARRILGLNNLSSVVAVRVACRAYSQAVEIAASKDDEPKAGDIEIDLRHSLGSHHDVIAQTQAGCVGTTVSKISVANRTNESVYQTPADGPWTVLTHKWPQKGWKAYNPRNMRKPALTADIKHVKMMSWNVNGLKRLLESDKNSVMQLAQREDFDILCLQETQLQENDVEAIKSSLLEGYEHSFWTCSVSKLDYSGTAIISRIKPLSVRYGLGIAEHDDEGRLITLEFDTFYLIGGYIPNSSTGLKRLAYRVEQWDPALSNYMKELEKLKPVILTGDLNCAHKDIDIHNPGSNKRKAGFTIEERRSFEKNFLDKGFVDTFRRQHRGVLGYTFWGWDNGRETNKGWRLDYFLVSKSIMDNVYDSYILPDVASSDHSPIGLVLTL from the exons ATGAGTCGTGTTTTAGCTCGTAGAATTTTAGGGTTAAACAATCTTTCCAG TGTTGTAGCTGTTAGAGTAGCCTGCAGGGCCTATTCACAAGCTGTGGAAATTGCCGCTTCCAaa GATGATGAACCGAAAGCTGGAGATATTGAGATTGATTTGAGGCATTCTCTAGGCTCTCATCACGATG TTATAGCTCAGACACAGGCCGGCTGTGTTGGTACTACTGTTTCAAAGATTTCTGTGGCTAACCGGACTAATGAAAGTGTGTATCAGACCCCAGCAGATGGTCCATGGACTGTTCTTACACACAAGTGGCCACAAAAGGGGTGGAAAGCTTACAATCCTCGAAATATGAGGAAGCCTGCTCTTACTGCtgatataaagcatgttaagatGATGTCTTGGAATGTCAACGGCTTAAAGCGTTTACTCGAATCTGATAAAAATTCTGTTATGCAACTTGCACAAAGGGAAGACTTTGATATCTTGTGCTTGCAAGAGACCCAATTACAG GAGAATGATGTTGAGGCAATCAAAAGCTCTCTTCTTGAAGGATATGAACATAGCTTTTGGACATGTAGCGTCTCAAAGCTTGATTATTCTGGCACTGCAATTATCTCAAGG ATTAAACCACTTTCAGTGAGATATGGCCTCGGAATAGCAGAACATGATGATGAAGGACGTCTGATTACATTAGAGTTTGATACTTTCTATCTAATAGGCGGATATATTCCAAATTCAAGTACTGGTCTAAAAAGATTG GCATACAGAGTTGAACAGTGGGATCCTGCTTTAAGCAATTACATGAAA GAGCTAGAAAAGTTGAAACCTGTTATTTTGACTGGGGATTTGAACTGCGCGCATAAAGATATTGATATTCATAACCCTGGA AGCAATAAAAGAAAAGCAGGTTTTACAATTGAAGAAAGGCGGTCATTCGAGAAGAACTTCTTAGATAAAGGTTTCGTTGACACATTTAGGAGACAGCATCGTGGTGTACTTGGCTATACTTTCTGGGGTTGGGATAATGGACGTGAGACAAATAAAG GATGGCGCCTGGATTACTTCCTTGTTTCGAAGTCCATCATGGACAATGTTTACGACTCATACATTCTCCCAGATGTTGCTAGTAGTGATCATAGTCCGATCGGCCTCGTTCTCACACTCTAG
- the LOC141721507 gene encoding DNA-(apurinic or apyrimidinic site) endonuclease, chloroplastic-like isoform X1 has product MYHVFPTLRVLGFRTFLNPPSFAVSPSNLRLSRTMVSSKAISKPIITKDDDLEAENIENDSVESDSDSIERLSVVQLRQKLRSLGVPVKGRKTELVEALRSSLSLQRDEDCKPTETKLNCLKENLKRKVDGSSAQIETECISTTVSKISVAKRTKKSVNKAPVEETIAESKSKLVAKNKVTSIKSTKATVSKPPCGKEDVAAFIAEADGASEIVDLLGNQGEPWTVLTHKKPQKGWVSYNPRTMRKPPLTADTKHVKIMSWNVNGIRALLKLEGFSALQLAQREDFDVLCLQETKLQEKDVEAVKCSLLEGYKDSFWTCSVSKLGYSGTAIISRIKPLSVRYGLGILDHDGEGRLVTVEFDTFYLLCGYVPNSGDGLKRLSYRVTEWDTSLSNYMKELEKAKPVILTGDLNCAHEEIDIFNPAGNKRSAGFTIEERQSFETNFLSKGFVDTFRNQHPGVVGYTYWGYRHNGRKTNQGWRLDYFLVSESISDKVYDSYILPDVGGSDHCPIGLILTL; this is encoded by the exons TTTTGCAGTGTCACCAAGTAATTTGAGGTTATCAAGAACAATGGTGTCTTCAAAAGCTATCTCTAAACCCATAATTACcaaa GATGATGATTTAGAAGCTGAAAACATCGAAAATGATAGTGTTGAGAGTGATTCGGATAGTATAGAGAGGTTGTCGGTTGTACAATTGAGACAAAAACTAAG GAGTCTTGGTGTTCCGGTGAAAGGGCGTAAAACTGAATTGGTGGAGGCTTTGAGGAGTTCTTTAAGCCTTCAACGCGATG AGGATTGCAAACCCACGGAAACTAAACTGAATTGTTTAAAGGAAAATCTGAAAAGGAAGGTCGACGGTTCTTCTGCACAGATAGAGACTGAGTGCATCAGTACTACTGTTTCCAAAATTTCTGTGGCGAAACGGACTAAGAAAAGTGTGAATAAGGCACCAGTAGAGGAAACCATTGCGGAATCTAAATCCAAGCTAGTTGCAAAAAATAAAGTTACATCAATAAAATCCACCAAGGCAACAG TTAGTAAACCCCCATGTGGAAAGGAAGATGTTGCAGCTTTTATTGCTGAAGCTGATGGAGCATCGGAGATAGTTGATCTCTTAGGGAACCAGGGCGAGCCCTGGACTGTTCTTACACACAAGAAGCCACAGAAAGGGTGGGTATCTTACAATCCACGAACTATGAGGAAGCCTCCTCTTACTGCTGACACAAAACATGTTAAGATCATGTCTTGGAATGTCAACGGCATAAGAGCTTTACTGAAATTGGAAGGATTTTCTGCACTGCAACTTGCACAAAGGGAAGACTTTGATGTCTTGTGCTTGCAAGAAACTAAATTACAG GAGAAAGATGTTGAGGCAGTTAAATGCTCTCTTCTTGAAGGATATAAAGATAGCTTTTGGACATGTAGTGTCTCTAAGCTTGGGTATTCTGGAACTGCAATTATCTCAAGG ATAAAACCACTTTCAGTGAGATATGGCCTTGGCATATTGGATCATGATGGTGAAGGACGTCTTGTGACAGTAGAGTTTGATACTTTCTATTTACTATGTGGATATGTTCCCAATTCAGGAGATGGTCTAAAAAGATTG TCATACAGAGTTACTGAGTGGGATACATCTCTGAGCAATTACATGAAA GAGCTAGAGAAGGCAAAGCCTGTCATTTTGACTGGAGATTTGAACTGTGCGCATGAAGAAATCGATATTTTTAATCCTGCG GGAAATAAAAGAAGTGCTGGTTTTACAATTGAAGAAAGGCAGTCATTCGAAACGAATTTCTTGAGTAAGGGATTCGTCGACACGTTTAGGAATCAGCATCCTGGTGTTGTTGGCTATACTTACTGGGGTTACAGGCATAATGGACGCAAGACAAATCAAG GATGGCGTTTGGATTACTTCCTTGTCTCAGAGTCCATCTCCGACAAGGTTTATGACTCGTATATTCTCCCAGATGTCGGTGGTAGTGATCATTGTCCTATTGGTCTTATTCTTACTCTTTAG
- the LOC141721507 gene encoding DNA-(apurinic or apyrimidinic site) endonuclease, chloroplastic-like isoform X2 — MYHVFPTLRVLGFRTFLNPPSFAVSPSNLRLSRTMVSSKAISKPIITKDDDLEAENIENDSVESDSDSIERLSVVQLRQKLRSLGVPVKGRKTELVEALRSSLSLQRDEDCKPTETKLNCLKENLKRKVDGSSAQIETECISTTVSKISVAKRTKKSVNKAPVEETIAESKSKLVAKNKVTSIKSTKATVSKPPCGKEDVAAFIAEADGASEIVDLLGNQGEPWTVLTHKKPQKGWVSYNPRTMRKPPLTADTKHVKIMSWNVNGIRALLKLEGFSALQLAQREDFDVLCLQETKLQEKDVEAVKCSLLEGYKDSFWTCSVSKLGYSGTAIISRIKPLSVRYGLGILDHDGEGRLVTVEFDTFYLLCGYVPNSGDGLKRLSYRVTEWDTSLSNYMKELEKAKPVILTGDLNCAHEEIDIFNPAVKFRSYNTVCFYIRRQILPLL; from the exons TTTTGCAGTGTCACCAAGTAATTTGAGGTTATCAAGAACAATGGTGTCTTCAAAAGCTATCTCTAAACCCATAATTACcaaa GATGATGATTTAGAAGCTGAAAACATCGAAAATGATAGTGTTGAGAGTGATTCGGATAGTATAGAGAGGTTGTCGGTTGTACAATTGAGACAAAAACTAAG GAGTCTTGGTGTTCCGGTGAAAGGGCGTAAAACTGAATTGGTGGAGGCTTTGAGGAGTTCTTTAAGCCTTCAACGCGATG AGGATTGCAAACCCACGGAAACTAAACTGAATTGTTTAAAGGAAAATCTGAAAAGGAAGGTCGACGGTTCTTCTGCACAGATAGAGACTGAGTGCATCAGTACTACTGTTTCCAAAATTTCTGTGGCGAAACGGACTAAGAAAAGTGTGAATAAGGCACCAGTAGAGGAAACCATTGCGGAATCTAAATCCAAGCTAGTTGCAAAAAATAAAGTTACATCAATAAAATCCACCAAGGCAACAG TTAGTAAACCCCCATGTGGAAAGGAAGATGTTGCAGCTTTTATTGCTGAAGCTGATGGAGCATCGGAGATAGTTGATCTCTTAGGGAACCAGGGCGAGCCCTGGACTGTTCTTACACACAAGAAGCCACAGAAAGGGTGGGTATCTTACAATCCACGAACTATGAGGAAGCCTCCTCTTACTGCTGACACAAAACATGTTAAGATCATGTCTTGGAATGTCAACGGCATAAGAGCTTTACTGAAATTGGAAGGATTTTCTGCACTGCAACTTGCACAAAGGGAAGACTTTGATGTCTTGTGCTTGCAAGAAACTAAATTACAG GAGAAAGATGTTGAGGCAGTTAAATGCTCTCTTCTTGAAGGATATAAAGATAGCTTTTGGACATGTAGTGTCTCTAAGCTTGGGTATTCTGGAACTGCAATTATCTCAAGG ATAAAACCACTTTCAGTGAGATATGGCCTTGGCATATTGGATCATGATGGTGAAGGACGTCTTGTGACAGTAGAGTTTGATACTTTCTATTTACTATGTGGATATGTTCCCAATTCAGGAGATGGTCTAAAAAGATTG TCATACAGAGTTACTGAGTGGGATACATCTCTGAGCAATTACATGAAA GAGCTAGAGAAGGCAAAGCCTGTCATTTTGACTGGAGATTTGAACTGTGCGCATGAAGAAATCGATATTTTTAATCCTGCGGTAAAGTTTAGAAGTTACAACACTGTTTGTTTTTATATCAGAAGGCAGATATTACCTCTATTGTAA